One Methylosarcina fibrata AML-C10 DNA segment encodes these proteins:
- a CDS encoding formylmethanofuran dehydrogenase subunit B, with the protein MTEIKEVPSPFCGIGTDDLAVRIDGRTVKVTANGCAVNTPAFEQPITDISPRAGGKEVSLEAAAQKAAALLKNTRLPVIGGCATDVNGMRALLALADRCGAVVDNMNFSAARNNLLVVQDSGWMNTTLAEVKNRCDLLLVVGTDPEAFAPRFFERHLWNSEAMFLDDTAGRQVIYLGKSPSGNASTSPKGQAPKVLSCNDADLPEVTSVLRALVKGRPVQAESVAGIAVSELKTIAEQLKAARYSVVTWAAGALAFRQAELTVQTLSEMIKELNDMNTRCSGLPLGGKEGDQTANQVCGWTTGYPARLRFSRGYPEYDPFLNDANELIAGGEADALVWVQAFNAQAVPPTDHLPTIVIGRSGMTFAKEPDVFIPVGTPGIDHAGHAYRMDNVVAIRLKKLRDSGLPSTADALHAIEHALCEATQC; encoded by the coding sequence ATGACTGAGATAAAAGAAGTACCGAGTCCTTTTTGCGGAATCGGCACCGACGATCTGGCGGTCCGGATCGACGGCCGGACGGTGAAAGTGACGGCCAACGGTTGCGCAGTGAATACGCCCGCATTCGAACAGCCCATTACCGATATCAGCCCCCGTGCCGGCGGCAAGGAAGTCAGTCTGGAAGCGGCGGCGCAAAAAGCCGCGGCCCTGCTGAAAAATACCAGGCTGCCGGTGATCGGCGGCTGCGCGACCGACGTCAACGGCATGCGGGCCTTGCTGGCGCTGGCGGACCGCTGCGGAGCCGTGGTCGACAACATGAATTTCTCGGCCGCCCGCAACAATCTTCTGGTAGTGCAGGATTCGGGCTGGATGAACACTACGCTGGCCGAAGTCAAAAACCGCTGCGATCTTCTATTGGTCGTCGGCACCGATCCGGAAGCGTTCGCGCCGCGTTTTTTCGAGCGCCACCTGTGGAATTCCGAAGCGATGTTTCTCGACGACACCGCAGGCCGGCAGGTGATTTATCTGGGCAAGTCGCCTTCCGGCAATGCGTCGACTTCGCCGAAAGGCCAGGCTCCGAAAGTCCTGAGCTGCAATGATGCGGACCTTCCGGAAGTCACCTCGGTCCTTCGGGCCCTGGTCAAAGGCCGTCCCGTTCAGGCGGAATCGGTTGCAGGCATCGCGGTCTCCGAGTTGAAGACGATTGCCGAGCAATTGAAGGCCGCGCGCTACAGCGTCGTAACCTGGGCGGCGGGAGCCTTGGCGTTCCGCCAGGCCGAACTGACCGTTCAGACGCTGTCGGAGATGATCAAGGAACTCAACGACATGAATACCCGCTGCTCCGGATTGCCTCTGGGCGGCAAGGAAGGCGACCAGACCGCGAACCAGGTTTGCGGCTGGACTACCGGTTATCCCGCGCGCCTCCGTTTTTCGCGCGGCTATCCCGAATACGACCCTTTCCTGAACGACGCCAACGAGCTGATCGCCGGCGGCGAGGCCGATGCGCTGGTCTGGGTGCAGGCGTTCAACGCCCAAGCCGTCCCCCCGACCGACCATCTGCCGACGATCGTGATCGGCCGCTCCGGCATGACCTTTGCCAAAGAACCCGACGTCTTCATTCCGGTGGGCACCCCCGGCATCGATCATGCCGGACACGCCTACCGGATGGACAACGTCGTGGCGATACGTCTGAAAAAATTGCGCGACTCGGGCCTGCCCAGCACGGCCGACGCGCTCCATGCGATTGAACACGCTTTATGCGAGGCAACTCAATGCTGA
- a CDS encoding formylmethanofuran dehydrogenase subunit A encodes MLIKLTGGTIYDPAAGIEGKKQDIYIQDGRIVKKPAKDVPIDREYDLKGKVVMSGAIDMHTHIGGGKGTIARTMLPEDHRQDPIARTECTRSGCGHAMPSTFVTGYRYAEMGYTAGFEPAVLPVNARQAHMEMADIPILDKGGYVMLGSDDYLLRLLTARKDQKAVNDYVAWTMQAAKAIGIKVVNPGGISAFKFNQRKLDLDEQNSHYGVTPRQILQTLATAVKELGVPHPLHVHGCNLGVPGNMETTLNTIEGIGGLPMHLTHIQFHSYGTEGDFKFSSGAAKIAEAVNKHKNITIDVGQILFGQTVTASGDNMRQHANHKFANPNKWVTMDIECDAGCGVVPFKYRDQNFVNALQWAIGLETFLLVDDPWRIFLTTDHPNGAPFTSYPHLIRLLMDKSFRNDMLATIHPEAQKMTTLASIDREYTMQEIAIMTRAGAARLIGLHDRGGLSPGNWADVTVYTDNADREKMFEKPDYVFKDGDLVVQDGKVIATKWGTTHVVKPDFDPSVEKGLKDYFDRYLTMKLGNFKISDDEITEDGRGSISAHPLKERV; translated from the coding sequence ATGCTGATCAAACTCACTGGCGGAACCATCTATGATCCTGCCGCCGGGATCGAGGGAAAAAAACAAGACATTTACATTCAGGACGGGCGCATCGTCAAGAAGCCCGCGAAGGACGTCCCGATCGACCGGGAATACGATCTGAAAGGCAAGGTGGTCATGTCCGGCGCGATCGACATGCACACGCACATCGGCGGCGGCAAGGGCACCATCGCCCGGACGATGCTGCCCGAAGACCACCGTCAGGACCCGATCGCCCGCACCGAATGCACAAGATCCGGCTGCGGCCACGCGATGCCGAGCACCTTCGTGACCGGCTACCGCTACGCCGAAATGGGCTACACGGCCGGCTTCGAACCGGCGGTGCTGCCGGTCAACGCGCGCCAGGCACACATGGAAATGGCGGACATCCCGATTCTGGACAAAGGCGGCTACGTCATGCTCGGCAGCGACGATTACCTCTTGCGCCTGCTGACCGCCAGGAAAGATCAGAAAGCCGTCAACGACTATGTCGCCTGGACGATGCAGGCCGCCAAAGCGATCGGCATCAAGGTCGTGAATCCCGGCGGCATCAGCGCGTTCAAGTTCAATCAACGCAAGCTTGATCTGGACGAGCAAAACAGCCATTACGGCGTGACCCCGAGGCAGATTCTGCAAACGCTGGCGACCGCGGTCAAGGAGCTCGGCGTGCCGCATCCTTTGCACGTGCACGGCTGCAACCTCGGAGTGCCCGGCAACATGGAAACGACGCTGAACACGATCGAAGGGATCGGCGGCCTGCCGATGCACCTGACGCACATCCAGTTCCATAGCTACGGCACCGAAGGCGACTTCAAATTTTCCTCCGGCGCGGCAAAGATCGCCGAAGCGGTGAACAAGCACAAGAACATCACGATCGACGTCGGTCAGATCCTGTTCGGGCAGACCGTCACGGCGTCCGGCGACAACATGCGTCAGCACGCGAATCACAAGTTCGCGAATCCGAACAAGTGGGTCACGATGGACATCGAGTGCGACGCCGGCTGCGGCGTCGTGCCGTTCAAATACCGCGACCAGAACTTCGTCAACGCGCTGCAATGGGCGATCGGCCTCGAAACCTTTTTGCTCGTCGACGATCCATGGCGCATCTTTCTGACCACCGACCATCCGAACGGCGCGCCGTTCACCAGCTACCCGCACCTGATCCGCCTGTTGATGGACAAGTCGTTCCGTAACGACATGCTGGCGACGATTCATCCCGAAGCGCAGAAAATGACGACGCTGGCCTCGATCGACCGCGAATACACAATGCAGGAAATCGCGATCATGACCCGCGCCGGCGCGGCCCGGTTGATCGGACTGCACGATCGCGGCGGACTCAGCCCCGGCAACTGGGCCGACGTCACGGTCTACACCGACAATGCCGACCGGGAAAAGATGTTCGAAAAGCCCGATTACGTATTCAAGGATGGCGATCTGGTTGTCCAAGACGGCAAGGTGATCGCTACGAAGTGGGGAACCACTCACGTGGTCAAGCCCGATTTCGACCCGTCGGTCGAGAAGGGCCTGAAGGACTATTTCGACCGCTATCTGACGATGAAGCTCGGCAATTTCAAGATCAGCGACGACGAAATCACCGAAGACGGGCGAGGCAGTATTAGCGCGCATCCGTTGAAAGAACGTGTTTAG
- the dgt gene encoding dGTP triphosphohydrolase translates to MNSNFERLLALLKEDRLRTSTSGRPGILIASESDKGRVVNSPAFRRLQQKAQVFPLEPNAAVRTRLTHSIEVSQIGRYICQKIIEKLDAFDSSNYKQLAAFVNTIETACLLHDIGNPPFGHFGESAIRDWFKDREKNSETVPDDLINFDGNPQGFRLASFLSGADEYGFNLTCTLLLSMVKYPYISEDKKNDPEIKKIGLFKSEYNYYLQACEKLSWSSKNKFPLMYLMDAADDIAYSMSDLEDGLEKNIVSLEQLKIKFKSIDMNSSYIDPFIAFKTKTITDAVGVVSESFINQMEEIFDGEKVNLLPETSEVGGLIKEVKSYARKNIYSHISAEQVELAGRSVITGLLKHFGILLDLEENHFNALVNGDANLITKHHLDYHIRLLRRIPPNYIKKYKSKAGCEATRRAHLIVDYISGMTDDFALETYQILEGIRIH, encoded by the coding sequence ATGAATTCAAATTTTGAAAGACTATTAGCTTTGCTTAAAGAAGATCGTTTAAGGACTTCAACTAGTGGAAGGCCAGGAATATTAATAGCTTCTGAAAGTGATAAAGGAAGAGTTGTTAACTCTCCAGCTTTTCGTAGGTTGCAACAAAAAGCACAAGTTTTTCCTTTAGAGCCGAACGCCGCAGTCAGAACCAGGTTGACGCATTCGATAGAAGTAAGTCAAATTGGTCGTTATATTTGTCAAAAGATAATCGAGAAATTAGATGCTTTTGACTCTTCTAATTACAAGCAATTAGCCGCTTTTGTAAATACTATCGAAACCGCTTGTTTATTGCATGACATAGGTAATCCTCCATTTGGTCACTTTGGCGAGTCAGCTATTCGAGATTGGTTTAAAGATAGAGAAAAGAATAGCGAAACTGTTCCAGATGATTTAATAAATTTTGATGGTAATCCACAAGGTTTTCGTCTTGCATCATTTCTTAGTGGAGCTGATGAATATGGATTTAATCTAACATGTACTTTGCTGTTGTCTATGGTTAAGTATCCTTATATCAGCGAAGATAAAAAAAATGACCCCGAGATCAAAAAAATTGGTTTATTTAAGAGCGAATACAATTACTATCTGCAGGCATGCGAGAAATTAAGTTGGAGTTCTAAAAATAAATTTCCATTAATGTATTTAATGGATGCTGCAGATGATATCGCCTATTCAATGAGTGATCTTGAAGATGGCTTAGAAAAGAATATTGTTTCTTTGGAGCAATTAAAAATCAAATTTAAGAGTATCGATATGAATTCTTCGTATATTGATCCATTTATCGCATTTAAGACAAAAACAATTACAGATGCTGTTGGGGTTGTTTCTGAAAGCTTTATAAATCAGATGGAAGAAATCTTCGATGGTGAAAAAGTAAATCTATTACCAGAAACATCAGAAGTAGGTGGACTGATCAAAGAAGTCAAAAGTTATGCAAGGAAGAATATATACTCGCATATTTCTGCAGAACAGGTGGAGCTTGCGGGTAGGAGCGTAATAACAGGGTTATTAAAGCATTTTGGAATATTATTGGATTTGGAAGAAAATCATTTTAATGCTTTAGTAAATGGCGATGCTAATTTAATAACAAAACATCATTTAGATTACCATATAAGATTACTGCGTCGAATTCCTCCAAATTATATCAAAAAATATAAATCAAAGGCTGGCTGTGAGGCAACGAGGCGCGCGCATTTAATTGTAGACTATATATCTGGAATGACGGACGATTTTGCACTGGAAACATATCAAATTCTTGAAGGAATTAGAATTCATTGA
- a CDS encoding DUF4160 domain-containing protein produces the protein MPEISRFLGIVIFMYFDEHNPPHFHVKYNEYKAVVAIESLNILAGHLPGKVRGLVEEWAELHQPELLKMWHTKDFHKIKPLV, from the coding sequence ATGCCCGAAATAAGCCGATTTCTTGGCATTGTCATTTTTATGTATTTTGATGAACACAATCCGCCGCATTTTCACGTCAAATACAACGAATACAAGGCTGTGGTGGCAATCGAATCGTTGAATATCCTGGCGGGCCATCTGCCGGGAAAAGTTCGCGGATTGGTTGAAGAATGGGCGGAGCTTCATCAACCCGAATTATTGAAAATGTGGCATACCAAGGATTTCCATAAAATCAAACCATTAGTGTAA
- a CDS encoding DUF2442 domain-containing protein, with protein MIVSVKTATYLDAYRLRLVFNTGESGDVDLQDLVFKYDAAAPLRDINRFKSFTLDEWATVVWDCGFDVSPETLYERATGKRIDWVQYNEKNTEKEYQA; from the coding sequence ATGATTGTCAGCGTAAAAACAGCCACATATCTTGATGCATATCGTTTGAGACTGGTTTTCAATACCGGTGAATCGGGCGATGTCGATCTACAGGATCTGGTTTTCAAGTACGATGCCGCCGCGCCATTAAGGGATATCAATCGTTTCAAATCCTTCACTTTGGATGAATGGGCAACTGTCGTCTGGGATTGCGGTTTCGATGTTTCGCCGGAAACTCTGTATGAAAGAGCGACCGGAAAACGCATCGATTGGGTTCAATACAATGAAAAGAACACTGAAAAAGAGTATCAAGCATGA
- the cobC gene encoding alpha-ribazole phosphatase — protein MDIYLIRHTRTAAESGLCYGQTDMALAESFAEDARQLSAKLPEIASDWPVFSSPLSRCRQLAVALSDDVTLDDRLLELNFGDWEGRRFDDVEPDRLRYWTEHFVEVGPPGGESFTDLYRRTGSFWQELLARPYERVVIVTHAGAIRALLARVLTLPLANAFQLRINPGSVHKLQHQSDYTHIDYLNR, from the coding sequence ATGGACATTTATCTGATACGGCATACCCGCACCGCGGCCGAATCCGGACTTTGCTACGGGCAGACCGACATGGCGCTGGCGGAGAGTTTTGCCGAAGACGCCCGGCAACTTTCGGCGAAATTGCCGGAAATCGCTTCGGACTGGCCCGTTTTCAGCAGTCCGCTGAGCCGCTGCCGGCAACTGGCCGTAGCCCTGTCGGACGACGTGACGCTCGACGACCGTCTGCTGGAACTGAACTTCGGCGATTGGGAAGGGCGCCGGTTCGACGACGTCGAGCCCGACCGGCTGCGCTACTGGACCGAGCATTTTGTCGAAGTCGGGCCGCCGGGCGGCGAAAGCTTTACCGATCTGTACCGGCGCACCGGCAGCTTCTGGCAGGAGCTTCTGGCCCGGCCCTACGAGCGGGTCGTGATCGTCACCCACGCCGGCGCGATCCGGGCCTTGCTGGCACGGGTGCTGACCCTGCCTTTGGCTAATGCCTTTCAACTGCGCATCAATCCGGGCTCGGTGCACAAATTGCAACATCAGTCCGATTACACTCATATCGACTATTTAAACCGATGA
- a CDS encoding formylmethanofuran dehydrogenase subunit C, translated as MSALTFTLKHRPDQRVDLSPLVCQNLEGKEISEIAALELQSGKVRLRVDALFSITGGDAQNIVIKNSFGKLDFIGKELNGGRIKVEGDAGAYLGMGMKAGNIRVTGNAGLYAACEMKKGTLEIDGDAGDFLGGALPGNKMGMKGGLILVRGNVGERVGDHMRRGTILIEGNAGDYCGSRMTAGTIAVMGQTGRYLGYAMRRGTLLLWNPPQFPASFNDCGAHTLGFLPMLFASFKSLNSRFADTAAGFNRVRRYAGDMAEMGRGEVLVKL; from the coding sequence ATGAGCGCATTGACGTTTACGTTGAAACACCGTCCCGACCAGCGCGTCGATCTGTCGCCTCTGGTCTGCCAGAACCTCGAAGGCAAGGAAATTTCCGAAATCGCGGCGCTCGAACTGCAATCCGGCAAGGTCAGACTGCGCGTCGATGCGCTGTTCAGCATAACCGGCGGGGATGCTCAGAACATCGTGATCAAAAACAGCTTCGGCAAGCTCGACTTCATCGGCAAGGAGCTGAACGGCGGCCGCATTAAAGTCGAAGGCGACGCCGGCGCCTATCTCGGCATGGGCATGAAGGCCGGCAATATCCGCGTTACCGGCAATGCCGGCCTCTACGCCGCCTGCGAAATGAAAAAAGGCACGCTCGAAATCGATGGCGACGCCGGCGACTTTCTCGGCGGCGCCTTGCCCGGCAACAAAATGGGCATGAAAGGCGGGCTGATCCTGGTCCGGGGCAATGTCGGCGAGCGCGTCGGCGACCACATGCGCCGCGGCACGATCCTGATCGAAGGCAACGCCGGCGACTACTGCGGTTCCAGAATGACCGCCGGCACCATCGCCGTCATGGGCCAGACCGGCCGCTACCTCGGCTACGCGATGCGCCGCGGCACCCTGCTCTTGTGGAACCCGCCGCAGTTTCCAGCCAGCTTCAACGACTGCGGCGCGCATACGTTGGGATTTTTGCCGATGCTTTTCGCTTCGTTCAAAAGCCTGAACTCGCGCTTTGCCGATACAGCGGCTGGATTTAATCGCGTGCGGCGCTATGCTGGGGATATGGCGGAGATGGGGCGAGGTGAGGTGTTGGTCAAATTGTAG
- a CDS encoding bifunctional adenosylcobinamide kinase/adenosylcobinamide-phosphate guanylyltransferase produces the protein MKTLFTGGIKSGKSRLAEAYILENAGENKPYYLATTEFIDDEMRERIRVHRERRRDRFVTVEEPLRLFAAIERCPGPVLVECVSMWLNNRLYHESSDAEILQELNAVMHLPCPMVLVHNDVGLGIIPDNPLARRFVDLSGKAAQLMGRYCDRVFFCSAGCKIAMK, from the coding sequence GTGAAGACCTTGTTTACCGGCGGCATCAAAAGCGGCAAGTCGCGTCTGGCGGAAGCCTACATTCTGGAAAACGCCGGAGAGAACAAGCCGTATTATCTGGCGACGACCGAGTTCATCGACGACGAAATGAGGGAACGGATCCGGGTCCATCGGGAACGGCGCCGGGACCGGTTCGTCACCGTCGAGGAGCCGCTTCGGCTGTTTGCCGCGATCGAGCGTTGCCCCGGCCCGGTCCTGGTCGAATGCGTCTCGATGTGGCTGAACAACCGGCTGTATCACGAGTCCTCCGACGCCGAGATTCTGCAGGAGCTGAACGCGGTGATGCATCTGCCGTGCCCGATGGTGCTGGTGCACAACGACGTCGGGCTCGGCATCATTCCCGACAATCCGTTGGCCCGGCGCTTCGTCGATTTATCCGGCAAGGCTGCGCAACTGATGGGCCGTTATTGCGACCGGGTGTTCTTTTGCAGCGCCGGCTGCAAAATCGCGATGAAATAA
- the yfbR gene encoding 5'-deoxynucleotidase: MTDSTSSFYAYLSRLKWIKRWGLMRNAHEENVMEHSWDVAVIAHALALIKNRYFDGQVDANAIATAALYHDVTEVITGDLPTPIKYHSSAILDAYKQIEHQAEQTLLSILPKDLKEDYRQLLDHEHLPIELQQIIKAADKISAYLKCQAELKAGNTEFEVATKQLEKIIFSMVEQPEVLFFMQTFAPDCELTLDDLVK, from the coding sequence ATGACTGATAGTACTAGTAGCTTTTATGCCTATCTTTCACGGCTGAAATGGATTAAACGTTGGGGCCTAATGCGTAATGCGCACGAAGAGAACGTAATGGAGCATAGTTGGGATGTCGCTGTAATTGCGCACGCCTTGGCGCTCATTAAAAATCGTTATTTTGATGGTCAAGTTGATGCAAATGCCATTGCAACGGCAGCTTTATATCATGATGTCACCGAAGTTATTACCGGAGATTTGCCAACTCCTATTAAATATCATTCATCGGCGATTCTTGATGCTTATAAGCAGATCGAACATCAAGCTGAACAGACATTATTAAGTATACTTCCTAAAGATCTAAAAGAAGATTACCGGCAATTGCTTGATCACGAACATTTACCAATAGAGCTACAACAAATTATCAAAGCTGCAGATAAAATCTCAGCTTATTTAAAATGTCAGGCAGAACTAAAAGCTGGTAACACTGAGTTTGAAGTTGCAACCAAGCAGCTTGAAAAAATAATATTCAGTATGGTTGAACAGCCAGAAGTATTGTTTTTTATGCAGACCTTTGCGCCAGATTGCGAATTGACACTCGACGACCTAGTTAAGTAG
- a CDS encoding cobyric acid synthase, whose product MKKPLAVFGTGSDAGKTTLVMALCRLFADRGLKVAPFKAQNVSNNSGVTVEGGEISRAQCLQAEAARLEPSHLFNPILLKSHGEGSVQVIVNGQVHQNQSIADYYRRIGLLEAQVKIAFSRLLQDYDLVVAEGAGSPVELNLLHKDLSNTFIAKTYDTRNILVADIERGGVFASIYGTLALMEPGIRANTIGVIVNKFRGDRRFFEDGEKIIRERFGVPVLGVVPYRPLNIDMEDSQSLCNYRQRLGRALIRVAVIAYPGLSNYNDLDVLMSDAELRIELIDGYHPLEGFDMVLLPGSKTVIRDLRWLKQNGLFDAIRQFGKPVFGLCGGYQMLCQTLHDPDAVEHDTPGSEAGLGLIDDTVVYRTPKILARGKYSLFSGLTIPGYEIHCGRLEKYPLFYQRGRIAGTHVHGVFDDDAFRGEYFGSLHPEYRGYAYKAYREAEIDRFTAMVEAHVDVARILEAL is encoded by the coding sequence ATGAAGAAACCCTTGGCCGTTTTCGGCACCGGTTCGGACGCCGGAAAAACCACGCTGGTCATGGCCCTGTGCCGGCTTTTCGCCGACCGGGGGCTGAAAGTGGCCCCGTTCAAGGCGCAAAACGTATCGAACAATTCCGGAGTCACCGTCGAAGGCGGCGAGATTTCGAGAGCGCAGTGCCTGCAGGCGGAAGCCGCCCGGCTCGAGCCCAGCCATCTGTTCAACCCGATATTGCTGAAGTCGCACGGCGAGGGCTCGGTGCAGGTCATCGTCAACGGCCAGGTCCATCAGAACCAGTCGATCGCCGATTATTACCGGCGGATCGGATTGCTCGAAGCGCAGGTTAAAATCGCGTTTTCCCGCCTGCTGCAAGACTACGATCTGGTCGTCGCCGAAGGCGCGGGCTCGCCGGTCGAGCTGAATCTGCTGCACAAGGATCTGTCGAATACTTTCATTGCCAAGACGTACGATACTCGGAACATTCTGGTCGCCGACATCGAACGCGGCGGCGTATTTGCCTCGATCTACGGCACGCTGGCCTTGATGGAGCCCGGCATACGGGCGAATACGATCGGCGTCATCGTCAATAAATTCCGGGGCGACCGCCGCTTTTTCGAGGACGGGGAAAAAATCATCCGGGAGCGCTTCGGCGTGCCGGTACTGGGCGTCGTGCCCTATCGGCCGCTCAACATCGACATGGAAGACTCCCAGTCGCTCTGCAATTACCGGCAGCGCCTCGGCCGCGCGTTGATCCGCGTGGCCGTGATCGCTTATCCGGGGCTCAGCAATTACAACGATCTCGACGTGCTGATGAGCGATGCCGAGCTGCGCATCGAGCTGATCGACGGCTACCATCCTCTGGAGGGCTTCGACATGGTCCTCCTGCCCGGCAGCAAAACGGTTATCCGCGATCTCCGCTGGCTGAAGCAAAACGGTCTGTTCGACGCGATACGACAATTCGGCAAGCCTGTGTTCGGGCTGTGCGGCGGCTACCAAATGCTCTGCCAAACCCTGCACGATCCGGACGCCGTCGAGCATGACACGCCGGGCAGCGAGGCCGGTCTGGGCCTGATCGACGACACGGTGGTGTACCGGACTCCGAAAATTCTGGCGCGCGGAAAATATTCGCTGTTTTCCGGCCTGACCATTCCCGGTTATGAAATTCACTGTGGACGGCTGGAAAAATACCCTCTGTTTTACCAGCGGGGCCGCATCGCCGGCACGCACGTCCATGGCGTGTTCGACGACGACGCCTTTCGCGGCGAGTATTTCGGGAGCCTCCATCCCGAGTACCGGGGCTATGCCTATAAAGCGTACCGGGAAGCGGAAATCGACCGGTTCACCGCGATGGTCGAAGCCCACGTCGACGTCGCCCGCATTCTGGAGGCGTTGTGA
- a CDS encoding primase 1D-like protein — protein sequence MINKDHPYFFVEKLRDKKNIVFQLSKYIYKPDSLFDEREYIDIVSDNLSEEYIAKLINSLNSDQELAIHSKVHVNGRFMHIPMIDFSIEDSLTADTIYRLKKLLPINIFKNMAFYDSGRSLHAYSTTLISPKQWIEFMGRLLLVNKKDLEIIDNRWIGHRLLGGYSSLRWSNNSGQYLCEPRIIKSIF from the coding sequence TTGATTAATAAAGATCACCCATATTTTTTTGTTGAAAAATTAAGAGACAAAAAAAACATAGTTTTTCAACTTAGCAAATATATATATAAGCCAGACTCTCTTTTCGACGAGAGAGAATACATCGATATTGTTTCTGACAATCTTTCTGAGGAATATATTGCCAAATTAATCAATTCACTTAACAGTGATCAAGAACTAGCTATACATTCTAAAGTGCATGTAAATGGACGCTTCATGCACATACCGATGATTGATTTTTCAATTGAAGACTCATTAACGGCTGATACAATTTATAGATTAAAAAAATTGTTACCAATAAATATATTTAAAAACATGGCTTTTTATGATAGCGGTAGATCATTACACGCTTATTCAACAACTCTAATTTCTCCTAAGCAATGGATAGAGTTTATGGGAAGACTATTATTGGTTAATAAAAAAGACCTTGAAATTATTGATAACCGATGGATTGGACATAGGCTTTTAGGTGGATATTCATCACTTCGCTGGTCTAATAATTCTGGGCAATACTTATGCGAGCCTCGAATTATTAAATCAATATTTTGA
- the fhcD gene encoding formylmethanofuran--tetrahydromethanopterin N-formyltransferase: MIINGVTIDATFAEAFPMKATRAIITAQNEKWAMISAQAMTGFATSVIACGCEAGIERVLDPSETPDGRPGVSIMIFAMGGKGLAKQLETRAGQCVLTSPTSALFAGIEGGKPIPLGKNLRYFGDGFQVSKQIGGKRYWRIPVMDGEFLAEATTAQVDAIGGGNFLVLAKSQPEALAACEAAIEAMRQVPNVIMPFPGGVVRSGSKVGSKYKALGASTNDAFCPTLKGMTQTELSPEVESVMEIVIDGLTKEDINKAMRVGIQAVCDLGAEHGITRISAGNYGGKLGPFHFHLQEIMA, encoded by the coding sequence ATGATTATTAACGGCGTAACGATAGATGCAACCTTCGCGGAAGCATTTCCGATGAAGGCGACGCGCGCGATCATCACCGCGCAGAACGAAAAATGGGCGATGATTTCCGCCCAGGCGATGACCGGTTTCGCGACCTCGGTGATCGCCTGCGGCTGCGAGGCCGGCATCGAACGGGTGCTCGATCCGTCCGAGACGCCGGACGGACGGCCCGGCGTCTCGATCATGATCTTCGCGATGGGCGGCAAGGGTCTCGCGAAGCAACTCGAAACCCGCGCCGGGCAATGCGTGCTGACCTCCCCGACTTCGGCGCTGTTCGCCGGCATCGAAGGCGGCAAGCCGATTCCTTTGGGCAAAAACCTGCGCTATTTCGGCGACGGCTTTCAGGTCTCGAAACAGATCGGCGGCAAGCGTTACTGGCGCATCCCGGTGATGGACGGCGAATTCCTGGCCGAAGCGACCACAGCTCAGGTCGATGCGATCGGCGGCGGCAACTTCCTGGTGCTGGCCAAATCGCAACCCGAAGCTCTGGCCGCCTGCGAAGCGGCGATCGAGGCGATGCGCCAGGTACCGAACGTGATCATGCCGTTCCCTGGCGGAGTCGTGCGTTCCGGCTCGAAAGTCGGCTCCAAATACAAGGCGCTCGGCGCCTCGACCAATGATGCGTTCTGCCCAACCCTGAAAGGCATGACCCAGACAGAATTGTCCCCGGAAGTCGAATCGGTGATGGAAATCGTCATCGACGGCCTGACCAAGGAGGATATCAATAAGGCGATGCGCGTCGGCATCCAGGCCGTCTGCGATCTCGGCGCGGAACACGGCATCACCCGCATCAGCGCTGGCAATTACGGAGGCAAACTCGGACCGTTTCATTTTCATCTGCAGGAGATCATGGCATGA